The Candidatus Neomarinimicrobiota bacterium sequence ACGCTTCGTATAACTATAAACCACATTAGCCCTGAGGATAGTTGCTTGCTCATGATGCGTTGTTAACCATTCATCCGCCGCCAATTTGGTTTTGCCATAAACAGATATAGGATTGGTTTCATCAGTTTCACTGTAGGGCCCATTTTTACCATCAAAAACATAGTCTGTAGAAATTTGAATAAAGTACCCATCAAATCCATTACATAAATTATTCACCCCATCCATATTTATGGATTTTGCTAATTTCGGATTGGTTTCACATCCATCCACATTGGTCATGGCCGAGAGGTT is a genomic window containing:
- a CDS encoding SDR family oxidoreductase — encoded protein: MKKVLITGAYGQLGDACIKHLKSSFNIIPTGWHVLDEGIHLDVTNADAVNQILKDTQPNVILNLSAMTNVDGCETNPKLAKSINMDGVNNLCNGFDGYFIQISTDYVFDGKNGPYSETDETNPISVYGKTKLAADEWLTTHHEQATILRANVVYSYTKRTQASFVKWVVDSLTDGKQINVVNDQWNNPTWTES